A window of Bacteroidota bacterium genomic DNA:
CCCGTACAGATCCATCAACTATTTCTGAATCTGATTGGAAATGCAATCAAGTATAACAAACAAGGAATACCACCCGTTGTAAAAATAAGTGTTGATGTTGTGAAAACTGCATTAGATAATGGTGCTGAACTGGACCCTGCCTTCTCCTATTGGAAAATAAGTTTTGAAGACAATGGAATTGGTTTTGAACAGCAATATGAAAGCAAAATTCTTGAGTTATTTCAGCGCCTCCATGGCCGAACAGAATACAGCGGAACAGGTATTGGATTGGCCATTTGCAAAAAAATTGTGCAAAATCACAATGGAGTACTCAAAGCAATTGGCAAACCGGATATTGGATCGATATTTTCCGTCTATTTTCCATTGATTAACCGATAAAAATCTAACTTACTAATAGATTATAAGATAGTTATAATCCATCGTTTAGATTTTTTAAGTTCTGGAGATTATTGCCCCCACTTTTTAAATTGTCTTCAGCTTGAATCTGTGAATGTTTTTTCAGCAGTTTGTCAATTCTTTTAAAAGCAGATAAATTCAACTGGTTGCCATTTTTATCTACATCTTCTTTTTTAATTGCCTTCATGATAATTGTGTTTCATTTATGACAATACTATTTTTATACCAGTAATAGTTAAAATTATTATTTTTTTTAAACCTTTTAAGAGTTATAAACAGCTATGTTAAAAATTATCATTCAAAGACTTTTTTCTCGGCACAGATATTGAATTTTAACATTAAAAGATGATGTCATGAAAACAAAATCCAACTCATACGATTACAGAAGGCTGAGAATTAACTTTACTTACGATATTGATTTCTGGGCGAGGCATTGGGGAATTTCTGCATCGAGTATCTCCGAAGCAATCATTAAGACAGGCAGTAACGTTTTATCGATGATAAGAAAATATTTAAAGGCCAGTTCGAAATTGCATTCGTGATTTCAATTTTATGGTGATTTTTCTCCCGCAGATTTCGCAGATCTCACAGATTTATCACAGATTTTTAAAAAATATCGCAATAAAAAAACGGGCATGATGTTTTCTTAGTTACAAATACTAATCTTAATTCTAGTTATTATGAAATATAGCAAAGTAAATATAACCAAACTGGAGAGTATTTCTAAGGGCAAAATTCTTGTTGCAAAACCATTTTGGCAAAACGAATTATTTAAAAGATCAGTAGTGTTAATTTTCAGACATGAAAATCAAAAAGTACGAGGGATTATATTAAATAAGGTCTCTTCAATTTCTTTAAACGATGTTGTTCCTGACTTTGGATATAATGCACCTCTTTTCTTTGGCGGCCTTAATGCTGTTGATGGCATTTCTTGTATACATTCTTCAGAAGATGTTCCGGGATCTATCGAACTCGGAAATGGACTTTTCTTCGGTGGCGATTATGAATACATAACAGAAATGAGTGAGTCCGGAATGTTGAGTCTGGAGGACTTCCGGTTTTATGTAGGTCAAATTGAATGGAATGAAGAAAATTTGCTTGAAGAGATCAATGAAGGTAAATGGTGGACAAGCAAGATCAGCTTACCTGAATTTTATAGCAACTCTTGTGACCACTTGTGGAGCGAAAAACTTATCAGGGAAAACCATATGTATGGATTATTTGAAGAATGGCCGGATCCTTCACTAAGTTAGATCAAAGTGGCATATTATTTTCTATCATTTTCACTGCAGTTTAAATCTACAAAATAATCATGAAAAAAGCACCGAAAGAATCCTCTCGCCGCATCAAGGTTAAACTTGATAGCAAAACTATTATCATCATTAACAAAGTCTCTTCGCTGAAAGTATGGCAAGAGCGTTACCCTTACGCACATATAGTTCAATAAAATAATTAAAGTCAAAAAGAATGATACAGTCGATAATAGAATATACAGGATTTTTCGTAACAGCAATTTTTGTTTTAGGAATAGTTGCTTCGATTCTCTTTGCAGTCTGGGATGAGGTACAGTCAACTAAATTTCCAGTTTTGCATTTTCTTAAAAGAAAACCCGGAAATTTGATCAGATTACTTAAACACCAATTTTATTTCCGATATACCCGATTCAAAAGAACACGTGCGTAAAAATATACCCACTATTAAAGGCTGTATTGGGATATTTCAGGGGTATAAAAATCGAAATTAATTTTAAGAATGTGTTCTAATTTCAGTTTGAGCTGATTAAAGTCGTTTGGCTTCGAAAGAAAAACTTCAGCTCCTAAGCGATGAGTTAATTGCACATCTCTTGGATCATTGGAAGTTGTAAAAATTACGATTGGGATCAGGCTTAGTTTAATTTCAGTTTTCAAAACTTTTAAGCATTCAAAGCCATTCATATATGGCATATTCAGATCCAGAAATAAAACATCCGGAAGTTCATTCAACCCTTGTAATATCTTTATCGCATCTTTACCATTCCTGGCTACTGAACACTGAATAGCAGGATCAATTTCTTTTAAGGCATCAGTAAAAAATAGCTGGTCGTCCTCATCATCATCAACAAGGAATATTTTTTTATTTACGATCATTATTTTTTAATCTTCGAGTTGGAGCAAAGGTAAATGTTAAATAGCGAATTACAACTAAAACATTTAATATAGTTGAAAAGTTGGGGTTGGTCTGTCTTTTTAAGTAATTTTCATTAAGTAAAGGGAAAAAGGATGCGTTAGGGGGCTTTCGATAAAGTTGTCCGGCGGTAGGTCTCAAAATTCCATGACTTGAAATATTGTATGGAAGATAAAAGTTCAGGTTTAGATCTCAATAATAGCGATAAAATGAATGAAGATCCTTTGTTTAAAGGTACTTCATTTAACCCATACGTATATTTCTATCGCCGGTATTCTAAATTTCCTCATCGCCATTGGGTGAAGAATATAGACAGGAAAGGTCTCCTCGACAATCTTTCTGTAAAATATGATATTCAGAAAAACAAAGTTCTTGGAACTACCATTCATTCATCACATAGTGACGATGGCGAATCTTCATATGGATCGTATGCTTTAGATGATCATTTGCTGCTCGATTTTCCTTCAGGAGAAGAAGGATTAGAAAACGATGTTCATCTTTATTATTCTGACGAAGTCCCGACGACCAAGGTGGCAGGACTTCTTGAAGAAGTTAAAAACTTTTATCTGCCGGTTAATAAGGAGAATGTTAGTGTCCGGTTACTAATGTTGAATAAAGAGGATGAACTGGAATTTGTTCCAATTGTTCTCAAACGATCTTATACTAATATTGAACTTAACTATAATGATGATTTGTTTCAGTTAAATGAAATGTTAGTTGACAGATTAAACAGAATCAATGATAAGGGTCTGGTTATATTCTATGGAAAAGCAGGGACAGGGAAAACTACTTATATCAGATATCTGGCCGGGGAAATAGATAAACAAAAACTATTTGTACCGGCAAGCTTAAGTAAGAAAATTGGAAATCCGGAATTCCTCGCATTACTAAGAGATTATAAAAATTCAATATTGATAATCGAAGATGCAGATTGGTTATTGAAAAAGAAAAACACAGACGATGACCAGGTATTGGCAAATATATTAACGTTGTCTGATGGGTTGTTGTCTGACTTTTTTCACATTCAGATTATATGCACGTTCAATAACGATATCAGAACCATTGAGCCAACACTGTTGAGAAAAGGAAGACTGATTGCTAAGTACTATTTTAAAGAACTTGAGATAGAAAAAGCTACAAGGTTATGTATGTATCTTGGATATAAGTTTGTTCCTGAAACTGAAATGGTACTTGCAGATATATTTTTCGCAGAAGAAAAGGAATATCAGACACCATATAACAGCAAACGAAATCTGGGTTTCAGATAATACCGGGATTTAATGGATTATTGGATTACCGGGAGTGAAAAGTAGTACCAGTAAGGAAATTCCGGTAATCTATTAAATCCATTATTCCATTATTCCAGATTCCATTAATCCAATAATCCTTTAATCCTAGTCAGGCCTAGTTCCAGTGTTTTGGCACAGTTATTTAATACTTATTCCGAACTCGATTTCATAAATTAGTCGGTGTTCATGTGGGGGCAGTGTAAAATTGAAATTTTGCACTGTCTTTTTTATTTTATGAATTTATTTTTTTATGTGAGAAATTGATTACACACTTTTCTGTGAATATTTTGAATCCTTCACTTTTTTCAATAGAAAATCAATGATTTTACATGGCTTGGAATTTTTAAAGATTTCTAAAAAAAACATGTTATGGAAAACATTCGCCACAGAAGGTTAACATTAAGAGAAAATTTTAATTATTCATTCAAGTACAGTATCATCTATACTTTCATTGCTGTCCTGATTTTTGCGATCGCGCGTATCACAGGACTTTATGTTCGTGAGGAATTGCGGTTCCTTAATTATATATTGTTGTTTCCGGTTGGATATTTCGGTGTAAAATCAGCATATCAGGAACACGGAAATCACCTCAATTATTTCGGAGGATTAATGATTGGGTTTTTGATTGGGCTACT
This region includes:
- a CDS encoding DUF3606 domain-containing protein, with amino-acid sequence MKTKSNSYDYRRLRINFTYDIDFWARHWGISASSISEAIIKTGSNVLSMIRKYLKASSKLHS
- a CDS encoding YqgE/AlgH family protein, which codes for MKYSKVNITKLESISKGKILVAKPFWQNELFKRSVVLIFRHENQKVRGIILNKVSSISLNDVVPDFGYNAPLFFGGLNAVDGISCIHSSEDVPGSIELGNGLFFGGDYEYITEMSESGMLSLEDFRFYVGQIEWNEENLLEEINEGKWWTSKISLPEFYSNSCDHLWSEKLIRENHMYGLFEEWPDPSLS
- a CDS encoding response regulator, which produces MIVNKKIFLVDDDEDDQLFFTDALKEIDPAIQCSVARNGKDAIKILQGLNELPDVLFLDLNMPYMNGFECLKVLKTEIKLSLIPIVIFTTSNDPRDVQLTHRLGAEVFLSKPNDFNQLKLKLEHILKINFDFYTPEISQYSL
- a CDS encoding AAA family ATPase, whose product is MEDKSSGLDLNNSDKMNEDPLFKGTSFNPYVYFYRRYSKFPHRHWVKNIDRKGLLDNLSVKYDIQKNKVLGTTIHSSHSDDGESSYGSYALDDHLLLDFPSGEEGLENDVHLYYSDEVPTTKVAGLLEEVKNFYLPVNKENVSVRLLMLNKEDELEFVPIVLKRSYTNIELNYNDDLFQLNEMLVDRLNRINDKGLVIFYGKAGTGKTTYIRYLAGEIDKQKLFVPASLSKKIGNPEFLALLRDYKNSILIIEDADWLLKKKNTDDDQVLANILTLSDGLLSDFFHIQIICTFNNDIRTIEPTLLRKGRLIAKYYFKELEIEKATRLCMYLGYKFVPETEMVLADIFFAEEKEYQTPYNSKRNLGFR